A genomic segment from Chloroflexota bacterium encodes:
- a CDS encoding SH3 domain-containing protein codes for MIQKAFVTAVLLTMMSFLAACGGVGQSLPGARVEAQTVESPVEVDADTTGRVAVEPSASSEAIEVVFQPAHQSQATAALTTETKSETAAVEIEKEEYEIVDIMLRGTALSQTSVHDLPDDASAVVGQLEANDDVIVTRAQGDWYEIIYFGDGSRHAWVPQLMVSLDSHSTEPVDQIAETSGQDSQEPQLIEQQPAGTQGTVLVSTLNARSGPGTESAVLGRLNQNETVTVVDRQDDWLQIVFEQAPGDLAWVSSDYVWLEGEEPPILSQSAVVVSPDSGLHGTLVFQTSSGGAIYTYDLDSGALNLLTHGLDPALSPDGRQVAFTRWEEPRGLYVIDVDGSNERLLLGGNLMKSPTWSPDGQQLVYNQQQGGRESQTFLTPRGEFTIPADPFWRLQVIGVDGQGLEGVEDKEHSFNPAWSDRGILFADTMSIYVTAPDGSPGLIYEGANFVRNPIWSPDGQTIIATMQFHDHWEVVRFNADGSGLTRLTQNIEGVNSVSPTWSPDSKQILYLSDANDDWQLWTVDVDGGNQTPLLSDALAEIDFQYGFMAEHVADWR; via the coding sequence ATGATACAAAAAGCTTTCGTGACAGCAGTTCTTTTGACAATGATGTCGTTTCTGGCTGCCTGTGGAGGGGTTGGCCAATCATTGCCGGGCGCGCGGGTCGAAGCCCAAACAGTTGAGTCTCCAGTGGAAGTTGATGCGGACACCACCGGTCGTGTCGCTGTTGAACCCAGCGCGTCTTCTGAAGCGATTGAGGTGGTCTTCCAGCCAGCACACCAATCGCAAGCGACTGCTGCCTTGACCACAGAAACCAAATCTGAAACCGCCGCTGTCGAGATTGAAAAGGAAGAGTACGAGATTGTCGACATTATGCTCAGGGGCACTGCCCTGTCGCAAACGTCAGTTCACGATCTTCCCGATGACGCCTCAGCCGTGGTGGGCCAGTTGGAAGCCAACGACGACGTGATCGTGACCCGGGCTCAGGGGGATTGGTATGAGATCATCTATTTCGGCGATGGCAGTCGCCATGCATGGGTGCCGCAGTTGATGGTAAGCCTGGACAGCCATTCAACAGAGCCGGTTGATCAGATTGCTGAGACATCCGGCCAGGACTCCCAGGAACCCCAACTCATCGAGCAGCAACCTGCAGGTACACAGGGAACCGTGCTGGTATCGACATTGAATGCTCGAAGCGGCCCCGGTACAGAGAGTGCCGTTCTGGGCCGGTTGAACCAAAACGAAACAGTGACCGTTGTGGATCGCCAGGACGACTGGCTGCAGATCGTGTTTGAGCAGGCACCCGGGGACCTGGCCTGGGTCAGCAGTGATTACGTCTGGCTCGAGGGTGAGGAACCACCGATTCTGTCCCAGTCAGCAGTGGTCGTTAGCCCCGACAGTGGATTGCATGGGACGCTGGTTTTTCAAACCAGCAGTGGCGGCGCGATCTACACCTATGACCTCGACAGCGGCGCACTGAATCTCCTGACGCATGGCCTGGATCCCGCGCTCTCCCCCGATGGCCGGCAAGTAGCATTTACCCGCTGGGAAGAGCCGCGCGGCCTCTATGTTATCGATGTCGATGGCAGCAACGAACGCTTATTGCTCGGTGGCAACCTGATGAAGAGCCCGACCTGGAGCCCTGATGGCCAGCAACTGGTCTACAACCAACAGCAGGGTGGTCGCGAATCTCAAACGTTTTTGACTCCCCGTGGCGAGTTCACGATTCCAGCCGATCCATTCTGGCGCCTGCAGGTCATCGGCGTGGATGGCCAGGGATTAGAGGGGGTTGAGGACAAGGAACACAGCTTCAATCCGGCCTGGTCAGATCGTGGCATCCTCTTTGCCGATACTATGAGCATCTACGTGACCGCTCCCGATGGGTCGCCCGGGCTGATATACGAAGGCGCGAATTTCGTTCGAAATCCCATCTGGTCGCCCGATGGGCAGACTATTATTGCCACCATGCAGTTCCACGATCATTGGGAGGTTGTCCGCTTCAACGCCGATGGTTCCGGGTTGACACGGTTGACACAGAATATCGAGGGCGTCAACAGTGTATCGCCAACCTGGTCACCTGACAGCAAGCAGATTCTCTATCTCAGCGACGCAAACGATGACTGGCAGTTGTGGACCGTGGACGTCGATGGCGGTAACCAGACTCCGTTGCTGTCAGACGCATTGGCCGAGATCGACTTCCAGTATGGCTTCATGGCGGAGCATGTAGCAGATTGGCGGTAG
- a CDS encoding ABC transporter ATP-binding protein: MIELKNITKLYEMGTQTVHALRGVDLTIDTGEYVAIMGPSGSGKSTLMNIIGALDLPTSGMYKLDGIDVSDMTDDDQARIRNQRIGFVFQQFNLLPRTSALKQVALPLMYAGFGRSERNEKAREALQIVGLGDRIDHRPDELSGGQQQRVAIARALAVGPTIILADEPTGALDTQTGKEIMGIFEGLNNQGITIVMVTHEAEVANRTKRKIWIRDGLIVPNEHDIAANGTAIQAHNGVPSQVQIPQASEVLV; encoded by the coding sequence ATGATTGAATTAAAAAACATCACGAAACTATATGAAATGGGAACGCAGACAGTTCATGCCCTCCGTGGGGTCGATCTGACCATTGATACGGGTGAGTATGTCGCCATCATGGGCCCTTCGGGCTCTGGAAAAAGCACATTGATGAACATTATCGGTGCCCTGGATCTGCCCACCAGTGGCATGTATAAGCTTGATGGCATCGACGTCAGCGATATGACCGATGACGACCAGGCCAGAATTCGCAACCAGCGCATTGGGTTCGTCTTCCAGCAGTTCAACCTGCTGCCGCGAACCTCGGCGCTCAAGCAGGTGGCATTGCCCCTGATGTACGCCGGTTTTGGCCGCAGCGAACGCAACGAGAAGGCCAGGGAGGCGCTGCAGATCGTCGGGCTGGGCGATCGCATCGATCACAGGCCAGATGAACTCTCGGGCGGGCAGCAGCAACGGGTTGCGATTGCCCGGGCTTTGGCTGTGGGACCTACCATTATCCTGGCCGATGAGCCCACTGGCGCACTGGACACCCAAACCGGCAAGGAGATCATGGGTATCTTTGAGGGTCTGAATAACCAGGGAATCACCATTGTCATGGTCACGCACGAGGCTGAGGTAGCCAACAGAACAAAACGAAAAATCTGGATTCGGGATGGACTGATCGTGCCCAACGAGCATGACATTGCCGCGAATGGCACCGCGATCCAAGCGCACAATGGGGTCCCGTCTCAGGTGCAGATCCCGCAGGCCAGTGAGGTGCTGGTATGA
- a CDS encoding ABC transporter permease, with product MNISESFMTALDSIVANKLRSILTMLGVIIGVAAVIALLSIGNGVNASITDEINSVGTNLINISPDKENSGGYPPLSMSDAEALANPLNVPALSNVAAMVQGSQEVVYNGAAFGTSVIGVTPNYFAVNNLDDFQAGDGIVQNDLDNRERVAVVGVDVVTELFGEEYPVGRSVKINGVDYEIVGVLESQSGSIGGNPDENVYVPLTTAQSRLYPDRTRTGELAVSSISAQAVNEQQAPAAVDQITEVLRGQHDIAVGDEDDFSIFSQTDLLDTVNEITGIMTAFLGAIAAISLLVGGIGIMNIMLVSVTERTREIGIRKAVGALKRDIMAQFLLESMVVSLLGGFLGIVLGILLATGAANVLNLSTIISPDTVILATGFAAGVGLVFGIYPAWRAASLRPIEALRYE from the coding sequence ATGAATATCTCAGAAAGCTTCATGACAGCGCTGGACAGCATTGTAGCCAATAAGCTGCGCTCTATCCTGACCATGCTGGGTGTGATCATCGGCGTTGCGGCAGTCATCGCCCTGTTGTCCATCGGCAATGGGGTCAACGCTTCGATCACCGACGAAATCAACTCGGTTGGAACAAACCTGATAAACATCTCACCTGACAAGGAAAACAGTGGCGGATATCCACCGCTCAGCATGTCCGATGCTGAGGCGCTGGCCAACCCGCTGAACGTGCCCGCGCTCTCCAATGTGGCCGCGATGGTACAGGGAAGCCAGGAGGTGGTCTATAATGGCGCTGCCTTCGGTACCTCAGTCATCGGGGTGACCCCCAACTACTTCGCTGTCAACAACCTGGATGACTTCCAGGCCGGCGATGGCATCGTGCAAAACGACCTGGACAACAGGGAGCGGGTAGCTGTCGTTGGCGTGGATGTGGTCACCGAGCTCTTCGGCGAGGAGTACCCCGTCGGTAGATCGGTCAAGATCAACGGTGTGGACTATGAAATCGTTGGCGTGTTGGAAAGCCAGAGCGGATCGATCGGCGGAAATCCTGATGAAAACGTTTATGTGCCGCTTACCACGGCTCAGTCCCGTCTGTATCCCGACCGCACCCGCACGGGCGAACTGGCTGTCAGCAGCATCTCGGCCCAGGCGGTCAACGAACAGCAGGCGCCTGCGGCCGTCGATCAGATCACGGAAGTGCTGCGCGGGCAACATGATATCGCAGTGGGCGATGAGGACGATTTCAGCATTTTCAGTCAGACGGACCTGTTGGACACCGTCAACGAGATTACGGGCATCATGACAGCCTTTCTGGGCGCCATCGCGGCTATCTCGCTGCTGGTGGGTGGGATTGGCATCATGAACATCATGTTGGTAAGCGTCACCGAGCGCACGCGGGAGATCGGCATTCGCAAGGCTGTCGGTGCTCTGAAGCGCGACATCATGGCCCAATTCCTGTTGGAATCGATGGTTGTAAGTCTGTTAGGCGGCTTCCTGGGCATTGTCCTGGGCATACTTCTGGCCACCGGGGCAGCCAACGTACTGAATCTCTCTACAATTATCTCACCGGATACTGTCATCCTGGCCACCGGCTTCGCCGCCGGCGTGGGCCTGGTGTTCGGTATCTACCCCGCCTGGCGGGCTGCCAGCCTCAGGCCGATCGAGGCGCTGAGGTATGAGTAG
- a CDS encoding FtsX-like permease family protein: MSFVDTLAAVLLAGVGLILLWLMVAAIRNPVLIKLGLRNIPRRPAQSALIVVGLTLSTIIFMSSLSLGDTLNYSVQRNAIDAYGAVDEIIAPPILSLLAGVGGGDATIDDPTTEAEENLNSLLEGGLTSLLTILEGGLFGISEERFQQLRSEAAEEPLIDAVAGSIIFPTIIRDVNSGQGEPLGFIFAVDSEYDENFGLTTIDGEPVQIESLASGVGNIFVQVSNLIDLVESAGADLGLEGFSLSDAVIAVAGSAAALTALSDEGIDLADLDIDLETLQFLGVDTAPLEEAGIDSLSLETLGLDEPQLDALGVTTTTVSLESLGIDVSGVQSTASDLLAGFNLNTLGGDIDSALGQVGLQLRQGDVYLNRLGADQLDARVGDVVEVYIGPIPIRFRVRAIVEAAGPMGALLPVVMMPLDEAQKLLFMDGKINNVLVSNLGDEQEGLVHTEAVSERLRVLALDPDAVERVTAILRRPAVMRAVQARAFQPFDEFGDGFHRPPPIVADFIRDAAGFDELGQQIETLPAELETPGISDGLRVLLASNGVRQWLTGLDLSPQDALDLDQALRQLNEFDLLDPLSKSTIVTAANVGGTVFTSMFTLFGMLSILAAILLIFLIFVMLAAERRSEIGMARAIGVQRSHVVQMFVAEGVVYDLAAAALGILLGLAVSYAMIGYIGGLFNDVVGLLGGQSSVFTFHFRGVPSSIVIAYTAGVILTFFVVALASWRVSRMNIVAAMRDLPESTSRGNGSTAGRLLRFLLGPFLLLAGILLIVIPAEVEGNRVRLAVTLLLAGSSFLAGSLLGRTRLRKESIRRVVYTIIGLGLVLIWGVPWLDWLGVSSSLFDQDLGLAGLTFALTAPLVILGAIMVVMFNADAWTGAINGLLGGIGALSPVLKTAIAYPLSSRFRTGMTMLLFAMVISTVTIMSVVIEATETLVESDGARSAGFEIEAGFSLLSFFDPMEDLESEIKTSTEFSGETIDAVGSVTDLFIEARQAEESTELADFWGNTQFSGLNEGYLNQAEQYYIFRARAAGFESDADVWQALRERDDVVVVTSDLVSDRFSSFERVGPHGRGPGFEGGFGGFFRLDAIDPDGDTLPEIHLALRQREGQGTMQSVQVIGVLEDEKTLASGWIQGNVRVLEAVTGEAVAPDRYYLKVSDGADARRVAADLERAFLGNALEASLLTDSDFAIQAATRGMLQLFQGFLALGLLVGIAALGVISTRSVVERRQQVGMLRAIGYQSNMVALSFLLESSFIALTGILIGVAAGVILGGDIVSVFYGTIAPDQSFAIPWSQIGFIVLLAYLFSLLTTLLPAYQASRIYPAEALRYE; this comes from the coding sequence ATGTCATTTGTCGATACCCTGGCCGCTGTTCTGCTGGCAGGGGTTGGTCTGATCCTCCTATGGCTAATGGTGGCGGCGATTCGTAATCCCGTTTTGATAAAACTGGGGCTACGCAATATCCCGCGCCGTCCGGCCCAATCAGCCTTGATCGTCGTGGGGTTGACCCTGAGCACGATCATCTTCATGAGCTCGCTCAGCCTGGGCGACACGCTGAATTACTCCGTTCAGCGCAACGCTATCGACGCCTACGGTGCGGTCGACGAGATCATCGCGCCACCGATTCTCTCCCTGCTGGCAGGGGTTGGTGGCGGCGATGCGACCATCGACGATCCAACCACTGAAGCCGAAGAAAACCTGAATAGCCTGCTGGAAGGGGGGCTGACCAGCCTGCTGACGATACTGGAAGGCGGTCTTTTCGGCATAAGTGAAGAACGTTTTCAGCAATTACGGTCTGAAGCCGCCGAAGAGCCGCTGATCGATGCCGTGGCGGGGTCGATTATCTTTCCCACCATCATCCGGGATGTTAACAGCGGTCAGGGCGAACCATTGGGCTTCATCTTTGCGGTGGATAGCGAGTACGATGAGAATTTCGGGCTTACTACGATCGATGGTGAACCGGTGCAGATCGAGAGCCTGGCGTCTGGCGTTGGCAACATCTTCGTCCAGGTTTCCAACCTGATCGATCTTGTGGAAAGCGCGGGGGCCGATCTCGGACTGGAGGGATTCAGCCTGTCAGATGCCGTGATTGCTGTTGCCGGGAGCGCGGCGGCATTGACCGCTCTTTCAGATGAGGGAATCGATCTTGCCGATCTGGATATCGACCTGGAGACCCTGCAATTTCTTGGTGTTGATACGGCGCCACTTGAGGAAGCCGGGATCGATTCCTTGAGCCTGGAAACATTGGGCCTGGACGAGCCACAGTTGGATGCGTTGGGTGTCACCACGACAACCGTGAGTCTGGAGTCCCTTGGAATCGATGTTTCTGGTGTCCAATCGACGGCATCGGACCTGCTGGCTGGCTTCAATCTGAATACTCTGGGCGGGGATATCGACAGCGCACTTGGCCAGGTCGGCCTGCAATTGCGCCAGGGTGACGTTTATCTGAATCGATTGGGCGCCGACCAACTTGATGCCCGCGTGGGCGATGTGGTGGAAGTCTATATCGGACCGATTCCCATCCGCTTTCGAGTCAGGGCCATCGTCGAGGCGGCGGGTCCCATGGGTGCCTTGCTGCCGGTGGTGATGATGCCGCTGGATGAGGCGCAGAAGCTGCTGTTCATGGATGGAAAGATCAACAATGTGTTGGTTTCCAACCTGGGGGATGAGCAGGAAGGACTGGTCCACACGGAGGCGGTCAGCGAGCGCCTGCGTGTGCTGGCGCTGGATCCGGACGCGGTAGAGAGGGTAACAGCTATCCTGCGCCGGCCCGCGGTTATGCGAGCTGTGCAAGCCAGAGCCTTTCAGCCCTTCGATGAATTCGGTGATGGTTTTCATAGGCCGCCACCTATCGTCGCCGACTTCATTCGGGATGCCGCCGGCTTCGATGAACTGGGTCAACAGATCGAAACCCTGCCGGCCGAACTGGAGACACCAGGTATCAGCGATGGATTGCGTGTATTGTTGGCCAGTAATGGGGTCCGCCAGTGGTTGACCGGACTGGATCTGAGTCCACAGGATGCCCTGGACCTCGACCAGGCACTGCGCCAGCTCAACGAGTTCGATCTGCTTGATCCGCTGAGTAAATCCACCATTGTTACAGCCGCCAACGTAGGTGGCACTGTGTTCACATCCATGTTTACGCTGTTCGGAATGTTGTCGATCCTGGCAGCCATACTGCTCATCTTCCTCATCTTTGTCATGCTGGCAGCTGAGCGCAGGAGCGAAATCGGTATGGCGCGGGCTATCGGCGTGCAGCGCAGCCATGTTGTGCAGATGTTTGTCGCCGAGGGTGTGGTCTACGACCTGGCCGCCGCGGCCCTCGGTATCCTTCTGGGATTGGCTGTCTCCTATGCCATGATCGGTTATATCGGGGGCCTCTTCAACGATGTCGTCGGTCTGCTGGGTGGCCAGAGCAGTGTCTTCACCTTTCACTTCAGAGGAGTTCCCAGTTCAATTGTTATCGCCTATACGGCAGGGGTGATTCTTACTTTTTTCGTCGTGGCTTTAGCATCCTGGCGGGTCAGTCGCATGAACATCGTGGCAGCGATGCGGGATCTGCCCGAAAGCACCAGCCGCGGTAATGGATCAACCGCAGGTAGGCTGTTGAGATTCTTGCTCGGTCCTTTTTTGCTTCTGGCAGGCATTCTGCTGATTGTGATCCCCGCTGAAGTCGAAGGGAATCGCGTCAGGCTGGCAGTAACTTTGCTTCTGGCAGGCAGCAGTTTCCTGGCTGGTTCTTTGCTGGGGCGCACGCGGTTGCGCAAAGAGAGCATCCGACGTGTTGTCTACACGATCATTGGCCTTGGCCTCGTGTTGATCTGGGGCGTGCCGTGGCTGGACTGGCTTGGAGTTTCCAGCAGCCTGTTCGACCAGGACCTCGGCTTAGCAGGGCTGACCTTTGCCCTGACAGCGCCGCTGGTGATACTGGGAGCAATCATGGTTGTGATGTTCAATGCCGATGCCTGGACGGGAGCGATCAATGGTCTGCTGGGAGGCATCGGCGCGCTTTCTCCCGTGTTGAAGACGGCTATTGCCTATCCTCTGAGCTCGCGCTTTCGTACGGGCATGACCATGCTGTTATTCGCCATGGTCATCAGTACGGTGACAATCATGTCGGTGGTGATCGAGGCCACCGAAACGCTGGTTGAATCTGACGGCGCGCGCAGCGCAGGATTTGAGATTGAAGCCGGTTTTTCCCTGCTTAGCTTCTTCGATCCGATGGAAGACCTGGAGTCTGAGATCAAAACCAGTACAGAATTCTCTGGGGAAACCATCGATGCCGTTGGCAGTGTTACCGATCTGTTTATTGAGGCGCGGCAGGCTGAGGAAAGCACAGAGTTGGCTGATTTCTGGGGTAACACTCAATTTAGCGGCTTGAACGAAGGTTATCTGAATCAAGCAGAGCAGTATTACATCTTCAGGGCACGGGCTGCCGGTTTCGAAAGTGACGCCGACGTCTGGCAGGCCCTGCGCGAGAGGGATGACGTCGTTGTTGTCACCAGCGACCTGGTCTCCGATCGCTTTTCTTCCTTTGAGCGAGTCGGCCCACACGGCCGGGGTCCCGGTTTTGAAGGTGGGTTTGGCGGCTTTTTCCGTCTCGACGCTATCGATCCGGATGGTGACACGTTGCCTGAGATCCACCTGGCGCTGCGCCAACGGGAGGGACAAGGGACCATGCAATCGGTCCAGGTTATCGGAGTGCTGGAAGATGAGAAGACACTGGCCAGTGGCTGGATCCAGGGCAACGTCCGTGTCCTGGAAGCCGTGACCGGGGAGGCGGTTGCACCCGATAGATATTACCTGAAAGTAAGTGACGGCGCCGACGCCCGGCGGGTAGCCGCCGATCTGGAGCGGGCGTTTTTAGGCAACGCCCTGGAGGCGAGCCTCCTGACAGACAGCGATTTCGCCATCCAGGCCGCAACGCGAGGCATGTTGCAGCTATTCCAGGGTTTTCTGGCCCTTGGCCTTCTGGTGGGAATCGCTGCACTGGGTGTGATCAGCACGCGAAGCGTGGTGGAACGCCGCCAGCAGGTGGGCATGCTGCGCGCAATTGGTTATCAATCGAATATGGTGGCCCTCTCTTTTCTGCTGGAATCGAGTTTCATTGCCCTTACCGGGATCTTGATCGGGGTAGCGGCCGGCGTGATTCTGGGTGGTGACATCGTATCGGTCTTTTATGGGACCATTGCGCCCGATCAGAGCTTTGCCATTCCCTGGTCACAGATAGGTTTCATTGTGCTGCTGGCATATCTGTTTTCCTTGTTAACGACCTTGCTGCCGGCCTACCAGGCATCGCGCATCTACCCCGCGGAAGCATTGCGCTACGAATAG
- a CDS encoding efflux RND transporter periplasmic adaptor subunit, which yields MSRKLIIVLLTIGIIAVAIGGYYYYNEVYVVAQEPEEPPIQTATVRQGELVVSATGAGTVIPVTETNLGFRSGGILSELLVQVGDQVKAGDILARVDDTESQLQVEQAGINLRTAELQLEKLLEDPGTADLASAQSSLVSALADQESLLTPATNEELAAAQQNLLSAQQTLNDLLSGPADDDMAGARAELALAEIAVQQAQSDYDKVAWRSDIGQLQQSVALQEATIAFDKAKSNYDAQAAGASADQISSSRAQVSQAQATLDALQEGPTGQQLAAAQAKVDLAQAQLDSLMEGTGVLDIELAQLSVDQAQKNLDSADNTLADTELIAPFEGVVTSLDSQVGENVGSSAFIHLADLGQPLLEIFLDETDLDKVATGFEVDVVFDAFPDDTFVGTVVQVDPSLATESGTTVVRALVRLDEASFAKPLVLPIGLNATVEVIGGRANNAMLVPVEALREITPGQFAVFVMENGEPKLQMVEVGLMDFTFAEIVSGLERGDVVSTGIIRTQ from the coding sequence ATGTCGCGCAAACTGATCATCGTTTTGCTGACTATTGGCATCATCGCTGTTGCGATCGGTGGTTATTATTACTACAACGAAGTCTACGTGGTTGCCCAGGAGCCGGAGGAGCCGCCGATTCAGACCGCGACGGTCCGGCAGGGTGAACTGGTTGTCTCTGCCACGGGTGCCGGCACGGTGATTCCCGTCACCGAAACCAATCTCGGTTTCCGCTCTGGTGGCATTCTCTCGGAACTGCTCGTTCAGGTGGGAGACCAGGTGAAGGCAGGCGATATCCTGGCCCGGGTCGACGACACCGAGTCGCAACTGCAAGTGGAACAGGCCGGGATCAACCTGCGTACTGCCGAGTTGCAACTGGAAAAACTGCTGGAAGACCCCGGAACCGCTGATCTGGCTTCCGCCCAGTCCAGCCTGGTATCTGCGTTGGCTGATCAGGAGTCCCTCCTGACGCCCGCGACCAATGAAGAACTGGCGGCGGCCCAACAGAATCTGCTTAGCGCCCAACAAACCCTGAATGATCTGTTGTCCGGTCCGGCCGATGATGATATGGCCGGCGCCCGGGCTGAGCTGGCTCTGGCTGAAATCGCCGTTCAGCAGGCGCAGTCTGATTACGATAAGGTTGCCTGGCGTTCGGATATTGGGCAGTTGCAGCAATCCGTTGCCTTGCAGGAGGCCACCATCGCTTTTGACAAGGCCAAATCCAACTATGACGCCCAGGCGGCCGGGGCCAGCGCTGACCAGATTTCGTCTTCGCGGGCGCAGGTGTCCCAGGCTCAAGCTACCCTGGATGCTCTGCAGGAAGGGCCTACCGGGCAACAGCTGGCCGCCGCGCAGGCCAAGGTTGATCTGGCCCAGGCCCAGCTCGACTCGCTGATGGAGGGTACCGGCGTTCTCGACATCGAGCTGGCTCAACTGAGCGTGGATCAAGCGCAGAAGAATCTGGATTCTGCTGACAACACATTGGCCGATACAGAGCTTATCGCACCCTTTGAAGGCGTTGTCACCAGCCTGGACTCGCAAGTTGGCGAAAATGTCGGAAGCAGTGCCTTCATTCACCTGGCCGATCTTGGGCAGCCTCTGCTGGAGATATTCCTGGACGAGACAGACCTGGACAAGGTGGCAACCGGCTTCGAGGTCGACGTGGTGTTTGACGCTTTCCCGGATGACACGTTTGTCGGCACCGTGGTTCAGGTGGATCCATCGCTGGCAACGGAGAGTGGCACCACCGTGGTGCGGGCGCTGGTACGCCTCGATGAAGCCTCCTTTGCCAAACCCCTGGTTCTGCCCATTGGCCTGAATGCAACCGTGGAGGTCATCGGTGGCCGAGCCAATAATGCCATGTTGGTGCCCGTCGAAGCGCTGCGGGAGATTACCCCTGGTCAGTTTGCGGTTTTCGTCATGGAAAATGGTGAGCCGAAACTGCAGATGGTAGAGGTGGGACTGATGGATTTCACCTTCGCTGAGATCGTTTCCGGTCTCGAGCGGGGCGATGTGGTCTCCACCGGGATCATACGGACGCAGTAG
- a CDS encoding ABC transporter ATP-binding protein — MTQSFPIIEAKNLHKIYTMGDIEVRALNGVDLHIDPGEFVAVMGPSGSGKSTLMNILGCLDRPTEGDYVLDGVDVSHLDKVQLAHIRGSKIGFIFQSFNLLSRTSALRNVMLPLVYRRNGKLSPAEREEKAVAALEAVGLADRMHHDPNELSGGQRQRVAIARALVNDPALLMADEPTGNLDTRTGEEIMTILHQLHGLGRTIVMVTHEQYVAEQTERSIVLVDGQVSPDGRMPGDAR; from the coding sequence ATGACACAGTCTTTTCCCATTATCGAAGCAAAAAACCTGCACAAAATCTACACCATGGGCGACATCGAGGTAAGAGCCCTGAACGGGGTCGATCTACACATTGATCCGGGCGAATTTGTGGCCGTCATGGGACCATCGGGATCGGGCAAGAGTACCCTGATGAACATTCTGGGTTGTCTGGATCGCCCCACCGAAGGGGACTATGTGCTCGACGGTGTAGACGTCAGCCATCTCGACAAGGTGCAGCTTGCTCACATTCGCGGCAGCAAAATTGGTTTCATTTTTCAATCGTTTAACCTGCTGTCCCGCACCAGCGCACTGCGCAATGTGATGTTGCCTCTTGTCTACCGCCGCAACGGCAAGCTTTCACCTGCAGAACGGGAAGAGAAAGCTGTTGCCGCATTGGAAGCAGTCGGTTTGGCGGATCGTATGCACCATGATCCCAATGAGCTTTCGGGCGGCCAACGACAACGTGTTGCCATTGCTCGTGCCCTGGTGAATGATCCTGCATTGCTCATGGCCGATGAACCCACAGGAAACCTGGATACCAGGACGGGTGAAGAGATAATGACCATTTTACACCAATTGCATGGTCTGGGTCGCACCATTGTGATGGTCACCCACGAACAGTACGTTGCCGAGCAGACGGAGCGCTCCATCGTCCTGGTGGATGGACAGGTTTCTCCCGATGGCCGGATGCCGGGAGATGCGCGATGA
- a CDS encoding ABC transporter ATP-binding protein has translation MEQPIIVAREVQKSFRTGNLDVHALRGIDLTVDAGEMVAIMGPSGCGKTTMLNCLSGLDEFDSGEVLIEGVDLRLMGDRPRTSYRAERMGFVFQTFNLLPVISAVENVELPLLVSGVKPREARERAYDSLDQVGLFDRARHRPAELSAGQRQRVTIARALINNPAIVWADEPTGNLDSETADNILSLLRTLNEEQGQTLVIVTHNREIGELCDRIVQMRDGQILANGPDEQA, from the coding sequence ATGGAACAACCTATCATTGTTGCGCGGGAAGTTCAGAAATCCTTCCGCACCGGAAACCTGGATGTCCACGCCCTGCGGGGTATCGATCTGACTGTGGACGCGGGTGAGATGGTGGCCATCATGGGGCCATCAGGCTGTGGCAAAACCACCATGCTCAACTGTCTGTCAGGGTTGGATGAGTTTGACTCTGGCGAGGTGTTGATCGAGGGTGTTGATCTGCGCCTGATGGGTGATCGCCCGCGCACCTCCTACCGCGCCGAGCGGATGGGCTTTGTCTTCCAGACATTCAATCTTCTGCCTGTAATCTCGGCTGTCGAGAACGTTGAACTGCCACTGCTGGTCAGTGGCGTCAAACCCAGAGAAGCCCGGGAGCGGGCCTACGACTCTCTGGACCAGGTGGGACTGTTCGATCGGGCCAGACATCGACCGGCAGAGCTCTCCGCCGGTCAGCGCCAGCGGGTGACGATCGCCCGTGCTCTGATCAACAATCCGGCCATCGTGTGGGCCGATGAACCCACCGGGAACCTGGACAGCGAGACGGCTGACAATATCCTCTCCTTGCTGCGAACCCTCAATGAAGAACAGGGCCAGACCCTGGTGATTGTAACCCATAACCGCGAGATTGGGGAGCTTTGCGACCGCATCGTGCAGATGCGAGATGGGCAAATCCTCGCCAACGGACCGGACGAGCAGGCCTAG